A region of Plasmodium falciparum 3D7 genome assembly, chromosome: 12 DNA encodes the following proteins:
- a CDS encoding erythrocyte membrane protein 1, PfEMP1 has protein sequence MAPSTTYSSAKNAKELLDMIGKDVYNEKVKSEAQTYKEALKGDLNTANGYNSETRGTTDPCRLVEDYRSKAIGDANSERHPCGIGKDAKGEEVPRFSDTLGGQCTDHRIKGNNRNVTGGACAPLRRLHVCNKNMEKMDSTKIKDKNVLLAEVCYAAKYEGKSLVEKYKEYKQPNNDSDTDICTALARSFADIGDIVRGKDLYLGYDDEEKKQRDELEENLKTIFKNIYGNLDKKDRYEGDTKNYYQLREDWWYANRRQVWKAITCDAKAFNYFRNTCNGESPTKGYCRCNDDQPNADKPNTDPPTYFDYVPQYLRWFEEWAEDFCRKKNKKLNDVKKQCRGDNGTDRYCSGNGYDCTKTIRAIGKYAIGDECTKCSFWCRMYETWIDNQKKEFLKQKRKYDKEIEKYKNGTSNGTTTTKKTSNGPINNFYVKEFYEKLKGGYEKVDDFLELLNNEKECKGINEQEEKINFKTADISLNKNKNDEGTFYHSEYCKPCPHCGMKKKDGKWITKADDDKCNIKLYKPKKGATSTEIKILKSGDEPTEIGKKLKDFCTKTQNGTGGGGGGSGGNSEKKELYDEWKCYEFKHLDKVEEGEDDEVYEKDVKNGGGLCILKKEEEEKKEVKKTNSEKEPKEIQKTFHDFFYFWIRRFLNDSMYWRGKVNSCINKSKREKCKEECKKECECFQKWIDKKEKEWGQIKIHFNTQDFGSKGGLLGGVMTADFVLKTVLNIEDLFKDIKDGYGNAKELKGIENMLEKEKQKNKEEEAGASGGEDNTTIDKLLQHEGDEAGECLDTHKETCPDEGLGRTAAGYRPPSVTKGGDEEEELSTDEEEEEDEDDTEESPQAEPEEAESEDPDGESSTAETTQQEAVAPTTQDNAEKPCDIVDKLFQNPEQFKEVACKQKYAKNNSRLGWKCVTPSGDQKATSEGNGDANRRVARQTSESGEKSGDKDGAICIPPRRRRLYIQKLQEWAKTVGNTVVSGEPQTQGEASSPSDKESSQSDKLREAFIQSAAIETFFLWDRYKKEWALQKLAELQRNGDLPFFTSGAGYGMTAVVNGAQPTASPGHSNGLISLPSLVTDSDNPQNKLNDGTIPPDFLRQMFYTLGDYRDILFGDTTMIDTLKKSGDKDMLQREQNIKEAIDKILNSGNKEPSDEQRKTWWGDFAQYIWNGMICALTYTDSEKKDGKPQHNESVKKAFFGENNTDNPVTTSTQNGSPRLPTGTTGNTEGTYEKTYKYDIVKLDENSGTGDPLNNPKLKEFVEIPTFFRYLHEWGQNFCKERKKRLKQIKVDCRGDENTNRSNDGDGFNCEQIVPDKDVFWGDFIGSSCATSCSYYRKWINTKKAEYEKQEKIYVHQKAIAKNNKNDSAFSRTLDTYTTAGDFLENLKNGPCSKINSAEDNGNGNEEDKLNFRQPNVTFRPATDCKPCSLNELKCNSDVCGGNTKRKCDGKTDISAEDIETMGQPTEDIGMLVSDNSTTEIKDEGLKEACKDADIFKGIRKDEWKCGKFCDVDVCVLENFNKDIHDKKNVLIRTLFKRWLEYFLQDYIKINAKFSHCTNNGEGFACKNKCKDKCKCVEHWINQKRTQWGKIKERFFKQYNVTDSNDYNVRSFLQDLIPRIALTNDKKHFKTLDDLENIYGCNCAWKSGNREENDLVKCLLEKLKDKIGECNRFQTSANDCTTTPTAFEEDDDYIPLEEEEENQVVQPNICPAQTPAPTPAPAPAPAPAPAPAPAPAPAPAPSARPNHDQNPPGTGTRKITKRRQKSDKTKKTSNPTPSNVLDHPLMKPALMSSTIMWSVGIGFAAFTYFYLKKKTKSSVGNLFQILQIPKSDYGTPTPKSKNRYIPYVSDRYKGKTYIYMEGDSDSGHYYEDTTDVTSSESEYEELDINDIYVPRAPKYKTLIEVVLEPSGNNTTASGKNTPSDTQNDIQNDGIPSSKITDNEWNQLKDDFISNMLQSEQPNDIPNDYSSGTIPTNTNNTTPSHDNVDNNTHPTMSRLNVDQKPFITSIHDRDLYTGEEYNYNVNMSTNIMDDIPISGKNTVYSGIDLINDSLSGNQHIDIYDEMLKRKENELFGTNHVKQTSIHSVAKLTNSDPIHNQLELFHTWLDRHRDMCEKWENHHERLAKLKEEWENETHSGNTHPSDSNKTLNTDVSIQIHMDNPKTKNEFKNMDTTPNKSTMDTMLDDLEKYNEPYYYDFYKDDIYYDVNDDDKTSMDNNNNLVDKNNPVDSNNSTYNHRNPADINKNFVDKNNQNQHPIEKPTKIQIEMNSNNREVVEQQYPIADIWNI, from the exons ATGGCGCCATCCACTACATACAGTAGTGCCAAAAATGCCAAGGAACTTTTGGATATGATTGGGAAAGACGTGTACAATGAAAAAGTGAAAAGTGAAGCTCAAACATATAAAGAGGCGTTGAAAGGAGATTTGAACACAGCAAATGGTTATAATTCGGAAACACGTGGCACCACAGATCCATGCAGACTTGTAGAGGATTATCGTAGTAAGGCTATTGGTGATGCTAACAGTGAACGGCATCCGTGCGGAATAGGAAAAGATGCAAAAGGAGAAGAAGTACCACGTTTTTCGGATACACTTGGTGGCCAATGCACTGATCATAGAATAAAAGGTAATAATCGTAATGTAACTGGTGGAGCATGTGCTCCACTCAGACGATTACATGTATGCaacaaaaatatggaaaaaatggACTCAACGAAAATCAAGGATAAAAATGTTCTGCTGGCCGAGGTGTGTTATGCAGCAAAATATGAAGGCAAATCATTagtagaaaaatataaagaatataaacaACCGAATAATGATTCCGATACGGATATATGTACAGCCTTGGCACGAAGTTTTGCAGATATAGGAGATATTGTAAGAGGAAAAGATCTGTATCTCGGTTATGACGAtgaggaaaaaaaacaaagagATGAATTAGAAGAAAATTTGAAAACAATTTTCAAGAATATATATGGCAATTTGGATAAAAAAGATCGCTACGAAGGTGAtactaaaaattattatcaattAAGAGAAGATTGGTGGTATGCTAATAGAAGACAGGTATGGAAAGCTATCACGTGCGACGCTAAGGCTTTTAACTATTTTAGAAATACATGTAATGGAGAAAGTCCAACTAAAGGTTACTGCCGGTGTAACGACGACCAGCCAAATGCCGACAAGCCAAATACCGATCCCCCAACCTATTTTGACTATGTGCCGCAGTATCTTCGCTGGTTCGAGGAATGGGCAGAAGACTTTtgtaggaaaaaaaataaaaaattaaatgatgtTAAAAAACAGTGTCGTGGAGATAATGGTACAGATCGATATTGTAGTGGTAATGGATATGATTGCACAAAAACTATTAGAGCAATAGGTAAGTATGCTATAGGTGATGAGTGTACTAAATGTTCTTTTTGGTGTCGTATGTATGAAACTTGGATAGATAACCAGAAAAAAGAATTtctaaaacaaaaaagaaaatatgataaagaaatagaaaaatataaaaacggAACATCAAACggaacaacaacaacaaaaaaaacgtCAAATGGTcctattaataatttttatgtaaaagaattttatgaaaaactTAAAGGCGGCTATGAAAAAGTCGATGATTTTTtggaattattaaataatgaaaaagaatgTAAAGGTATTAATgaacaagaagaaaaaattaattttaaaacagCTGATATTAgtcttaataaaaataagaatgatGAAGGAACATTTTATCATTCGGAATATTGTAAACCCTGTCCTCATTGTGgaatgaaaaagaaagatgGTAAATGGATAACCAAAGCAGACGATGATAAATGCAATATAAAACTTTATAAGCCTAAAAAGGGCGCAACATCTACTGAAATTAAAATCCTTAAAAGTGGTGATGAACCAACAGAAATTGgaaaaaaattgaaagaCTTTTGCACTAAAACACAAAATGGTACTGGTGGTGGTGGTGGTGGAAGTGGTGGTAATAGCGAAAAGAAGGAACTTTATGATGAATGGAAATGTTATGAATTTAAACATCTGGATAAAGTTGAAGAGGGTGAGGATGACGAGGTCTATGAGAAGGATGTAAAAAATGGAGGCggattatgtatattaaaaaaagaagaagaagaaaaaaaagaagtaaAGAAAACCAATTCTGAAAAGGAACCTAAGGAAATCCAAAAGACATTCcatgattttttttacttttggATAAGACGTTTTTTGAACGATTCTATGTATTGGAGAGGAAAAGTTAACagttgtataaataaatctaAACGTGAGAAATGTAAAGAAGAATGTAAAAAAGAATGTGAATGTTTTCAAAAATGGattgataaaaaagaaaaagaatggGGGCAAATCAAAATACATTTTAACACGCAAGATTTTGGCAGTAAAGGAGGACTTCTTGGCGGAGTAATGACCGCTGATTTTGTTCTTAAAACAGTTTTGAACATAGAGGATCTTTTCAAAGATATTAAAGATGGTTATGGGAATGCAAAGGAATTAAAAGGAATTGAGAACATGTtggaaaaggaaaaacaaaaaaataaagaagaagaagcaGGTGCTAGTGGTGGCGAAGATAATACCACAATTGATAAATTACTACAACATGAAGGAGACGAAGCCGGTGAATGCCTAGATACACACAAAGAAACGTGTCCAGATGAAGGCCTCGGTCGCACTGCAGCAGGTTACAGACCTCCATCTGTCACCAAGGGTGGTGATGAGGAAGAAGAACTCTCCACAgacgaagaagaagaagaagacgAAGATGACACGGAGGAATCACCACAAGCGGAGCCGGAGGAGGCGGAGTCGGAAGACCCGGACGGGGAGTCGTCAACCGCAGAGACAACACAACAAGAGGCGGTGGCACCTACAACACAAGACAATGCGGAGAAGCCATGTGACATAGTGGACAAACTCTTTCAGAACCCCGAACAATTTAAAGAAGTCGCatgtaaacaaaaatatgcCAAAAACAACTCACGTTTAGGATGGAAGTGTGTCACACCAAGTGGTGATCAAAAAGCCACTAGCGAGGGTAATGGTGACGCCAATCGTCGTGTCGCACGTCAAACCAGTGAAAGTGGTGAAAAAAGTGGTGATAAGGACGGCGCCATATGTATCCCACCACGAAGACGACGATTATACATACAGAAACTACAGGAGTGGGCAAAAACAGTGGGTAACACAGTAGTTAGTGGTGAACCACAGACACAAGGTGAAGCGTCGTCACCTAGTGATAAAGAGTCCTCACAAAGTGACAAACTGCGTGAGGCGTTCATCCAATCTGCGGCAATAgagactttttttttatgggaTAGATACAAAAAAGAGTGGGCGTTACAAAAGTTGGCGGAACTACAACGAAATGGAGACCTACCCTTTTTCACCTCCGGAGCAGGATATGGAATGACAGCAGTAGTTAACGGAGCACAACCAACAGCATCACCCGGTCATAGCAACGGCCTCATCTCTCTCCCCTCCCTCGTTACAGATAGTGACAACCCCcaaaacaaattaaatgatGGCACAATCCCACCAGATTTCTTGCGTCAGATGTTTTATACTTTAGGAGATTATAgggatatattatttggtgATACCACGATGATTGACACGTTAAAAAAGAGTGGTGACAAAGATATGTTGCAAAGAGAACAGAACATAAAAGAAGCTATagataaaattttaaatagtGGTAACAAAGAACCTAGTGACGAACAACGTAAAACCTGGTGGGGCGACTTCGCGCAGTATATTTGGAATGGAATGATATGTGCTTTAACCTATACAGATAGTGAGAAAAAAGACGGAAAACCACAACATAATGAAAGTGTGAAAAAGGCATTTTTCGGAGAAAACAACACCGACAACCCTGTCACAACCAGCACCCAAAACGGAAGCCCTCGCCTCCCAACTGGCACAACCGGCAACACAGAAGGCACATACGAAAAAACCTACAAATACGACATAGTCAAACTCGACGAAAATAGTGGTACTGGCGACCCCCTCAACAACCccaaattaaaagaatttgTGGAAATACCTACGTTTTTTCGTTACCTGCACGAATGGGGTCAAAATTTTTGTAAAGAGAGGAAAAAGAGGTTGAAACAAATTAAAGTGGATTGTCGTGGTGATGAAAATACCAATAGATCTAATGATGGGGATGGTTTTAACTGTGAACAAATAGTTCCAGATAAGGATGTATTTTGGGGGGATTTCATTGGTTCCAGTTGTGCCACATCTTGTAGTTATTATAGAAAATGGATAAATACCAAAAAAGCGGAATAtgaaaaacaagaaaaaatatatgttcacCAAAAAGCAATTgctaaaaataataagaatgataGTGCATTTTCTAGAACACTAGATACATACACTACTGCTGGAGATTTTttagaaaatttaaaaaacgGACCATGTTCTAAAATTAATAGTGCAGAGGATAATGGAAATGGGAATGAAGAggataaattaaattttagaCAACCAAATGTAACATTTAGACCTGCAACAGATTGTAAACCATGTTCTTTAAATGAACTTAAATGTAATTCAGATGTTTGTGGTGGTAATACAAAAAGGAAGTGCGATGGAAAAACGGATATTTCTGCAGAAGATATTGAAACCATGGGACAACCTACTGAAGATATAGGTATGCTTGTGAGTGATAACAGTACAACGGAAATTAAAGATGAAGGTTTAAAGGAGGCTTGTAAAGATGCAGATATTTTTAAAGGTATTAGAAAAGATGAATGGAAATGTGGTAAATTTTGTGATGTAGATGTATGTGTTCtggaaaattttaataaggatatacatgataaaaaaaacgTATTAATTAGAACATTGTTTAAACGATGgttagaatattttttacaagattatattaaaattaatgcCAAATTTTCACATTGTACGAATAATGGTGAAGGATTTGCATgcaaaaataaatgtaaagaTAAATGTAAATGTGTAGAACATTGGATAAATCAGAAAAGGACACAATggggaaaaataaaagaacgTTTCTTTAAGCAATATAATGTTACTGATTCAAATGATTACAATGTGAGAAGTTTTTTGCAGGACTTGATACCTCGAATTGCTCTtacaaatgataaaaaacattttaaaacCTTAGATGATTTAGAGAACATATATGGATGTAATTGCGCTTGGAAGTCAGGAAATCGTGAAGAGAACGATCTTGTTAAATGTTTGCTTGAAAAGCTTAAAGATAAAATTGGTGAGTGCAACCGCTTCCAAACTAGTGCCAACGACTGTACCACCACCCCCACCGCCTTTGAAGAGGACGATGACTATATACCCcttgaagaagaagaagaaaaccAAGTGGTGCAACCGAACATTTGTCCAGCACAAACACCAGCACCAACACCAGCACCAGCACCAGCACCAGCACCAGCACCAGCACCAGCACCAGCACCAGCACCAGCACCAGCACCTAGTGCTAGACCCAACCACGACCAAAACCCCCCCGGCACCGGAACGAGAAAAATTACCAAAAGAAGACAAAAAAGCGACAAAACCAAAAAAACCTCGAATCCAACCCCCTCAAATGTATTGGACCACCCCCTCATGAAACCCGCCCTCATGTCTTCTACCATCATGTGGAGTGTGGGTATTGGTTTTGCTGCGTTcacttatttttatctaaaG aaaaaaaccAAATCATCTGTTGGAAATTTATTCCAAATACTGCAAATACCCAAAAGTGATTATGGAACACCTACCCCGAAATcaaaaaatagatatatcCCCTATGTTAGTGATCGATATAAAggtaaaacatatatttatatggaaGGAGATAGTGATAGTGGACACTACTACGAAGATACAACTGATGTAACTTCCTCAGAAAGTGAGTATGAAGAATtggatattaatgatatatatgtaccaCGTGCtcctaaatataaaacattgatTGAAGTAGTACTAGAACCTAGTGGTAACAACACAACAGCTAGTGGTAAAAACACACCTAGTGATACACAAaatgatatacaaaatgatgGTATACCTAGTAGTAAAATTACAGATAATGAGTGGAATCAATTGAAAGATGATTTTATATCTAATATGTTACAAAGTGAACAACCAAATGATATACCAAATGATTATAGTAGTGGAACTATTCCAACAAATACCAATAATACTACCCCATCACATGATAATGTGGATAATAATACCCATCCTACCATGTCACGTCTTAATGTGGACCAAAAACCTTTTATTACATCTATACATGATAGGGATTTATATACTGGagaagaatataattataatgttaaTATGAGTACTAATATTATGGATGATATTCCAATAAGTGGTAAAAATACTGTATACAGTGGTATAGATTTAATTAATGATTCACTAAGTGGTAATCaacatattgatatatatgatgaaatgTTGAAacgaaaagaaaatgaattatttggAACAAATCATGTGAAACAAACAAGTATACATAGTGTTGCCAAACTAACAAATAGTGACCCCATCCACAACCAACTGGAACTATTCCATACATGGTTAGATAGACATAGAGATATGTGCGAAAAGTGGGAAAATCATCACGAACGATTAGCCAAATTGAAAGAAGAGTGGGAAAATGAGACACATAGTGGTAACACTCACCCTAGTGATAGTAACAAAACGTTGAATACTGACGTTTCTATACAAATACATATGGATAATCCTAAAACAAAGAATGAATTTAAGAATATGGATACAACCCCCAACAAATCTACTATGGATACTATGCTGGATGATCTAGAAAAGTATAACGAACCCTACTACtatgatttttataaagatgatatctattatgatgtaaatgatgatgataaaacaTCTATGGATAACAACAATAACCTTGTAGATAAGAATAACCCTGTGGATAGTAACAACTCCACCTATAACCACCGCAACCCTGCAGatattaacaaaaatttTGTGGATAAAAACAACCAAAACCAACACCCTATAGAAAAACCTACCAAAATACAAATTGAAATGAATTCAAATAATCGGGAAGTGGTCGAACAGCAATATCCTATAGCGGATATATggaatatatga